The Bubalus kerabau isolate K-KA32 ecotype Philippines breed swamp buffalo chromosome 16, PCC_UOA_SB_1v2, whole genome shotgun sequence genome includes a region encoding these proteins:
- the HIP1R gene encoding huntingtin-interacting protein 1-related protein: MNSIKNVPARVLNRRPGHSLEAEREQFDKTQAISISKAINTQEAPVKEKHARRIILGTHHEKGAFTFWSYAIGLPLPSSAILSWKFCHVLHKVLRDGHPNVLHDCQRYRSNIREVGDLWGHRHDRYGQLVNIYTKLLLTKISFHLKHPQFPAGLEVTDEVLEKAAGTDVNNIFQLTVEMFDYMDCELKLSESVFRQLNTAIAVSQMSSGQCRLAPLIQVIQDCSHLYHYTVKLMFKLHSCLPADTLQGHRDRFHEQFHSLRNFFRRASDMLYFKRLIQIPRLPEGPPNFLRASALAEHIKPVVVIPEEAPEDEEPENLIEISTGPPAGEPAVVADLFEQTFGPPNGSVKDDRDLQIEALKREVEMLRSELDKIKLEAQRFISQLKGQVNALEAELEEQRKQKQKALVDNEQLRHELAQLRAAQVEGERNQGLREEAEKKASATEARYNKLKEKHSELVNTHAELLRKNADTAKQLTVTQQSQEEVARVKEQLAFQVEQVKRESEMKLEEQSDQLEKLKRELEAKAGELVRVQEVLSRTEQSGSELSSRLDALSVDRDELSRVVQQREADLLAAQSLAREKEEALNQERQRVSRERDELQGRLADKESQEQGLQQRLLDEQFAMLRATAAEAERILQDAVGKLDDPLHLRCTSSPDYLVSRAQAALDAVSALEKGHTQYLTSRADASGLVAALTRFSHLTADTIVHGSATSHLAPTDPADRLIDTCRECGARALELMGQLQEQQALLQARPGLVRTPLQGILQLGQELKPKSLDVRQEELGAMVDKEMAATSAAIEDAVRRIEDMMNQARHASSGVKLEVNERILNSCTDLMKAIRLLVTTSTSLQKEIVESGRGAATQQEFYAKNSRWTEGLISASKAVGWGATQLVESADKVVLHMGKYEELIVCSHEIAASTAQLVAASKVKADKHSPHLSRLQECSRTVNEMAANVVASTKSGQEQVEDRDTMDFSGLSLIKLKKQEMETQVRALELEKTLEVERVRLGELRRQHYLLAGAVGAPGEEEPSQPSAAPRSGTKKPPLAQKPTVAPRQDHQLEKKDGSYAAQVVN, translated from the exons GCCATCAGCATCAGCAAAGCCATCAACACCCAGGAGGCCCCCGTGAAGGAGAAGCATGCCCGGC GCATCATCCTGGGCACTCACCACGAGAAGGGGGCCTTCACCTTCTGGTCCTACGCCATTGGGCTCCCGCTGCCCAGCAGTGCCATCCTCAGCTGGAAGTTCTGCCACGTGCTCCACAAGGTCCTCCGGGATGGGCACCCCAAT GTGCTACACGACTGCCAGCGGTACCGGAGCAACATTCGGGAGGTCGGAGACCTGTGG GGGCATC GGCACGACCGATACGGGCAGCTGGTGAATATTTACACCAAACTCTTGCTGACCAAGATCTCCTTTCACCTCAAG CACCCGCAGTTTCCTGCGGGCCTGGAGGTGACAGACGAGGTGCTGGAGAAGGCGGCTGGGACCGATGTCAACAACAT CTTCCAGCTCACCGTGGAGATGTTCGATTACATGGACTGCGAGCTGAAGCTCTCTGAATCAG TTTTCCGGCAGCTCAACACGGCCATCGCTGTGTCCCAGATGTCCTCAGGCCAGTGCCGCCTGGCCCCCCTCATCCAGGTCATCCAGGACTGCAGCCACCTCTACCACTACACGGTCAAGCTTATGTTCAAGCTGCACTCCT GTCTCCCAGCGGACACCCTGCAAGGTCACAGGGACCGGTTCCACGAACAGTTTCACAG CCTCAGGAACTTCTTCCGCAGAGCCTCGGACATGCTCTACTTCAAGCGGCTCATCCAGATCCCCCGGCTGCCCGAG GGACCCCCCAACTTCCTGCGGGCCTCGGCGCTGGCCGAGCACATCAAGCCGGTGGTGGTGATCCCCGAGGAGGCCCCCGAGGACGAGGAACCCGAGAACCTCATTGAGATCAGCACGGGGCCCCCCGCGGGGGAACCAGCG GTGGTGGCGGACCTCTTCGAGCAGACCTTTGGACCCCCCAATGGCTCTGTGAAGGACGACAG GGACCTCCAGATCGAGGCCTTGAAGCGGGAGGTGGAGATGCTCCGCAGCGAGCTGGACAAAATCAAGCTAGAG GCCCAGCGGTTCATCTCGCAGCTGAAGGGCCAGGTGAACGCACTGGAGGCAGAGCTGGAGGAGCAGCGGAAGCAGAAGCAGAAGGCCCTGGTGGACAACGAGCAGCTCCGCCATGAGCTGGCCCAGCTGCGCGCCGCCCAAGTGGAGGGCGAGCGGAACCAGGGGCTGCGCGAGGAGGCCGAGA AGAAGGCCAGCGCTACAGAGGCACGCTACAACAAGCTGAAGGAAAAGCACAGCGAGCTTGTCAACACGCACGCCGAGCTGCTCAGGAAG AACGCGGACACGGCCAAGCAGCTGACCGTGACGCAGCAGAGCCAGGAGGAGGTGGCGCGGGTGAAGGAGCAGCTGGCCTTCCAGGTGGAGCAGGTGAAGCGGGAGTCAGAGATGAAG CTGGAGGAGCAGAGTGACCAGCTggagaagctcaagagggagcTGGAGGCCAAGGCGGGAGAGCTGGTGCGCGTGCAGGAGGTGCTGAGCCGCACGGAGCAG AGTGGGTCGGAACTGAGCTCCAGGCTGGATGCGCTGAGTGTGGACAGGGACGAGCTGAGCAGGGTCGTGCAGCAGCGCGAGGCTGACCTGCTGGCAGCCCAGAGCCTGGCTCGGGAGAAGGAGGAGGCACTGAACCAGGAGCGGCAGCGCGTCTCCCGGGAGAGGGACGAGCTGCAGGGGCGGCTGGCGGACAAG GAGTCTCAGGAGCAGGGGCTGCAGCAGAGGCTGCTGGACGAGCAGTTTGCGATGCTCCGGGCTACTGCCGCGGAGGCTGAACGCATCCTGCAGGATGCGGTGGGCAAGCTGGACGACCCCCTGCACCTGCGCTGCACCAGCTCCCCAG ACTACCTAGTGAGCAGGGCCCAGGCCGCCCTGGACGCGGTGAgcgccctggagaagggccacACCCAGTACCTGACCTCCAGAGCAG ACGCCTCCGGCCTCGTGGCGGCCCTGACCCGGTTCTCGCACCTGACTGCGGACACCATCGTCCATGGCAGCGCCACCTCCCACCTGGCCCCCACCGACCCTGCTGACC gcctgaTCGACACTTGCAGGGAGTGTGGGGCCCGGGCGCTGGAGCTCATGGGGCAGCTGCAGGAACAGCAGGCCCTGCTGCAGGCCCGGCCTGGCCTGGTGCGGACCCCCCTGCAGGGCATCCTCCAGCTGGGCCAG GAGCTGAAGCCCAAGAGCCTGGACGTGCGTCAGGAGGAGCTCGGGGCTATGGTGGACAAGGAGATGGCAGCCACATCTGCGGCCATCGAAGATGCCGTGCGGAGGATTGAG GACATGATGAACCAGGCCCGCCATGCCAGCTCTGGGGTGAAGCTGGAAGTGAACGAGAG gATCCTCAACTCCTGCACGGATTTGATGAAG GCCATCCGGCTCCTGGTGACAACATCCACCAGCCTGCAAAAGGAGATCGTGGAGAGTGGCAGG GGGGCAGCCACGCAGCAGGAATTTTATGCCAAGAACTCGAGGTGGACGGAAGGCCTGATCTCTGCCTCCAAGGCGGTGGGCTGGGGAGCCACCCAACTGGT GGAGTCGGCAGACAAGGTGGTGCTGCACATGGGCAAGTACGAGGAGCTCATCGTCTGCTCGCATGAGATCGCGGCCAGCACGGCCCAGCTGGTGGCGGCCTCCAAG GTGAAGGCCGACAAGCACAGCCCCCACCTGAGTCGCCTGCAGGAGTGCTCGCGCACTGTCAACGAGATGGCCGCCAACGTGGTGGCCTCCACCAAGTCGGGCCAGGAGCAGGTCGAAGACAGAG ACACCATGGACTTCTCCGGCCTCTCCCTCATCAAGCTGAAGAAGCAGGAGATGGAGACCCAG GTGCGGGccctggagctggagaagacgctGGAGGTGGAACGTGTGCGCCTCGGGGAGCTGCGGAGGCAGCACTACCTGCTGGCCGGGGCCGTGGGGGCACCTGGCGAGGAGGAGCCCAGCCAGCCCAGCGCTGCCCCCCGCAGCGGGACCAAGAAGCCGCCCTTGGCCCAGAAACCCACTGTGGCCCCAAGGCAGGACCACCAG CTCGAGAAGAAGGATGGCAGCTACGCAGCTCAAGTCGTGAACTAA